The sequence TTTTCGCTCAGTTTACTCTCTTACTGCTCATATAGTCTTTGTGACTAAATACAGGAGAATGGTGATTAATGAGGCTATGCTTTCTAGGCTGGCAGAAATATTTAAAGATACCTGTACTAAATGGGAATGTACATTAGTAGAATTTAACGGTGAAGTTGATCATGTACATTTACTCATTCGTTACCATCCACAAATTGAACTCAGCAAATTTATTGCTAACCTCAAAACTGTTTCTAGTCGATTAATTCGTAAAGAGTTTGAACCTATCTTGAGCCAAGTGTATACAAAACCTGTGCTGTGGACAGGTTCTTACTTTGTTGCTAGTTGTGGTGGGGTCACAGTTGAGCAGTTAAAAGAATATGTGCAGCAACAACAATCACCTCAGAAATAAGGATTCGCTTTGCTCAGTCAGAGAATGTTTGCCTCAATTCCCCACCCATCAACCTTTGGTATGATGGGCGACCCCTTGAGGCTTTTGTTTGGAGGATGTGAAAGTTGAGCAGTTGAGTTTACTTTAACTGCTGTCTTTAATGGCTTTACAAATTTTGCCTTTCCCACGCTTCTAAAGTTTGGCATTTACTCGCGTTCAAGTCTACTTTCCTAATATTCTCCACTCCTAGTCTTCGCTCTTCAGCAGTAACACCAACCTGATAACTCACCCACAGTTGTTTTTCGATATCCGAAAGTTTTCTAACTTGGAAATCGGTGGTTTTGGGAACGTTGTTATTCTTTACAAGAAAACTTCTCACTTTAAAAAATTGTTCCTCTTGCGGATTTCCATTCGACAAGCATCCTCTGGATTTCACAAAAACGTGGGCTGATGTTAAGGTTTTCACAAAAGAGATTTTTTCTTTAATTTGAATATCTGTGGCTGGACCCCACAGGTACATCGGTTCACTGAATCCTGTTGTTGGTGGTTCTTTCGTTTCGTCGCACCCCTGATTCACCTTCTTGTGCAAATTCAGTGATTCAATTCCACAAACCTTCCAATCTATCCTGTATAGGTCAGGAGTATTTTTGAGTAGTTCTTCCATTTTTGATGCCTCCGATGGTTGGCAGGCACTTATTAGTAAAGCTATAGCCACTCCGATTCTTAGATGCTTTCTAGGATGCCACATTATATTTTACAGAAATAAAATATCTCATCTAAAACCATTGTACTGCAAAGAAAAATACAACCCGTTTTCTTGCCATGTTCTTCTGTTGTTTGAGTCCACTGACACCAAAGGAATACCCCAATCAATACGAGCCGTTTAATGATTTCCCTGTGTCCGGCGCATACCGAAACCAACAGCAGCCAGATAGTTAGGCTCAGGATTTTCTTTGCCCGAATGTGATCTTAAACTTAACTTCAAAGCTAAAATCGGGATTTTCACTTGCCGAACTTACTTATTTTTGTTATAACTTTTACTTAAAATAAAAATTACTTATATTTTGGATAAAGTATTTATGAAAAATAAATATGCTTTTCTAAAACTTACCTTATTGTCATCGATTAGTTTTTTTTCAATTATTTATTCTTCTCAAGCTCAAACTACGGCAGATATGACTTTACCAAACAATACAAATATTAAATCTGAAGGAAATATTAAAATTATTGAAGGCGGGACTAGATCAGGTGGAAATTTATTTCACAGTATGCAGCATTTTTCAGTTCCCACTGGAATGACAACCTACTTTAATAATCCTTTAGATATTCAAAATATTTTCGCCCGTGTAACTGGCGGATCAATTTCTAATATCGATGGTTTAATTAAAAGCAATGGTACAGCTAATTTGTTTTTACTTAATCCAAATGGGATTATCTTTGGTCAAAATGCACGTTTAGACATTGGTGGTTCTTTTTTCGCCACTACAGCCGATGCTATTGAGTTTGCTGATGATTCTATTTTTAGTGCTACTGAGCCTCAAGCGCCGCTACTCACAATTGATATTCCGATTGGATTAAGATTTGAAGCTAATCCTGGTGATATTCAAGTTTTGGGAACTGGAGAGGGATTAACATCTCCAAGCGTAGGAGCTTCACCAATTACTCGAAATAGCAACACAACTGGTTTATCTTTAAAGCCAGGGAATACCTTAGTTTTAGTAGGAGGTAATGTAAATTTACAAGGTAGTTCTCTCACAGTAGAGGGAGGAAGAATTGAAATTGGTAGTGTTGGTTCTGGTTTAGTTCTTTTCAATCCACTCTTTGAAGAGTGGACTTTGACTTACGAAGCGGCATCTTCTTTTAGAGACATTCAACTATCAGAGCGGGCTTTAGTTGACACTAGTGGAGACAGTGGAGGTTCTATAGTGATGCAAGGTAACAATATTTATTTAACAGATGGTTCATCTGTTTTAATTCAAAACCAACATCTACCTTCTGGCAGCATAAGTATCAAAGCTTCAGAGTCTTTGCAATTGAGTGGCGGATCTCCAAATGATGGAAGATTCATCACTTTATTGCGGACTGAATCTCTAGGAACTGAGAATGGCGCGAATGTAAATATCTCTACTAAAAATTTAATTCTTGAAGAAGGAGCAAATTTAGGAACTAGAAATTATAGTGTTGCTAATGGAGGAAATGTAAATATAGATGCTTCTAAGTTTCTTAAATTATCTGGGTTTTCATCCTTCAATCGTTTTTTCACTAGCAGCATTGTTACTAGCACTTTAAATTCTGGTAATGCAGGTGATATCAAAATTTTAACAGGAAGTATTCTTGCTCAGGACGGAGGTTTAATATCATCCTTAACTCGTGCAGACGGAAATGGTGGTTTAGTAATTATTGATGCAGTGCATTCCATAAATCTCAGTAACTCTACTGAATTAATTAGTTTAGGACAAGAATTTATAAACTATATACCTAGCTATATTGCTTCTCAAACTTTTAATGCAGGGAATGCTGGAAGCTTAATAATTAACACATCAAACTTAATAGTGGGAAATAAAGCAACCGTAAACACTTCTAGTACAGGATCTGGATCTGCTGGAAGTCTTGCAATTAAAGCTACTGACTTAGAAGTGAGCGGCATTATCAGTTCGGCTGTTGTTATAGCAGATAATAATACTCAGCAAGGTCTTGGCTCTCCCATAAACGCCACAGGCAATGAAGGAGAATTGACTATTGATGCTGACCGCTTGAGAATAACAGGTGGTTTAATTAGTGCTAGGAATTTGGGAACAGAAAATGGCGGAACAATCAGAATAAATGCTGACTCTATCTCTTTAGAACAACAAGGTTCCATCGCGGCATCTACTTCCTCTGGTGAAGGCGGAAATCTTTTATTAGAATCACACAACTTGCAGCTACGTAATAGTACTATCACTGCCACCGCAGCTAGTAACGGTAGTGGTGGCAATATTATCATTAATACAGATACGTTTGTCGCCTTAGAACGTAGTGAAATAACAGCCAATGCCTTCAAAGGCATTGGCGGCAACATTCAAATCAATACCCAAGGCTTTTTCTTATCACCTGATAGTAAAGTTACAGCAAGTTCGGAGCGAGGAGTCGATGGCACAGTTCAAATTAATGCTCCGCAAATCGATTTTACCAAGGCAACCATAGTGCCACCAGCAGTTGATATTCCCTCAGTGATAAATGTTTGTGCAGCACAGTCACAGGGAGAATCTGGTGAGTTAGTAATATTATCTAAAACTATTCCTCAAACTTCTAATAATTTCCTGAGTAGTCTTTCTGGATGGGAAGATAACCAGGATGCTACCGCTACAACTGAACAAGCTGAAGATTTAACTGTGGATAAAACCGAACAAAAGTTTGTAGAAGCACAAGGCTGGAAAACTAATGACGACGGGACAATCAGTTTTACAACTATGGCAAACGATGTAGTTCCTTATAGTTCGTTGAATGAACCTTCTTGTGTAAACTCTCAACAATTTCAACAAAATGAAGAAGAAATTGATTTAGACAATAAAAATACCCTTCAGTAATAACAATGTCCCAAATCCAGTGCAGCTTGCTTGGCTCTCTTATTTTTTTAGCAAATACGATTCTAATGATTGAGCCACTACTAGCACAAACAATAATTCAAGACAAAATCCCCACCGTACCTCAACAACCATCTGTTCCATCTCCTTTACCCTCAGAGGAGGAATTAAAACTAGAATCTCCAATTCCACCAGCTTTTTCTCCTGAATTTCCTGAAGAAAATATACAAACCATCAAGGTTAAACGTTTCGCTTTTCAAGGAAACACAGTATTTTCTGATCACAAGCTAGAAAAATTACTTGCATCTTTTATAGGAAAAGAAATTACTTTTTCTGAACTCCTTCAAGCTCGTGCAGCAATTACAAAACTTTATGTAGACCAGGGATACATTAGTTCTGGGGCATATCTGCCTATCACAGAAAATCAAACAATTGACCCCACAACCGCCACAATCACCATTGCAATTGTTGAAGGCAGGCTTGGTGAAATTCAATTTGTAGGCAGTTCCCGATTAGAAAATTACGTTCGTTCTCGCTTACCCAGCACCGTTGAGGTGCTGAATAGCGATCGCTTACTTGAAGATTTGCAACTATTACAACAAGATCCCTTAATTGAATCGATTACAGCCCAACTAACAGAAGGAACTCAACTGGAACGACCTACCTTGAAAGTCGCAGTTAAAGAACGTGAACCATTCAAGGTGGAAGCTATTTTGGATAATTCCCGCTCTCCAGCCGTGGGCAGTTTTCAACGCCGAGTTGAATTAACCCATGCTAATTTGCTGGGCTTAGGCGATCGCTTTAGTGTTGGCTACAGAAATACAGAGGGCAGCAACACGATAACCACCAGCTACACTGTGCCGATCAATCCACAAAACGGCACTCTGCAATTCTTTTACGCCAACACCTCATCCACTATTATTGAACGCCCCTTCACTAACTTGGATATTCTTTCTGATGCTCGTGCTTACGAAGTGACTTTCCGCCAGCCACTGCTACAACGAGCTACGGCTAATTCCAACCAAGAATTTGCACTAACTTTAACTGCTTCGAGGCTAGAAAGTGAATCGTCCTTGCTCAACACTCCTTTCCCGTTGAGTATTGGGGCTGATGCTACCGGACGGACAAGAATTTCTGCCGTGAGGTTTTCCCAAGAATGGATAGACCGTAGCCGTCAACAAGTGTTATATGTTCGTTCACAATTTAGCTTGGGTATTGATGCTTTTAATGCAACTATTAATGATTCTGACCCTGATAGTCGCTTTTTTGCTTGGAGGGGACAAGCTACTTGGGTGAGGCGGTTATCAACGAACACTCTGCAAGTCAGGGCAGATATGCAATTGGCTGACAGACCGCTTCTTCCCTTAGAACAAATTGGACTAGGAGGCGCAAATTCTGTGCGTGGTTATCGCCAGGATACGTTTTTGACTGATCACAGACTTCTACTATCAGCCGAATTCTACATTCCTGTGTGGCAAGAAGAAACCGGGATTTTACAACTTATTCCCTTTCTTGATCTAGGTACCGCCTGGAATCATAGTAATGGCACAAATAATACATCAGTCGCCACAGGTACTCTGGGGTCTTTTGGACTTGGCTTGCAGTACCAGTTGGGCGATCGCCTCAATGCCCGTCTTGATTTGGGAATTCCATTATTTTCTTCTAATACAAATTCAGACGCAAAAACATGGCAAGAAAATGGTATCTATTTTTCTCTCGGCTATCAACTTTAAAGTATTTATTTTTTGGCATATTTCTATCATTGCTGATAATTTTTTATCCAGTTCAAACGATTGCGGCTCCCACGCCAGGACAATTGAACCAAAGGGGATTTACTCAACTACATCAAGGACTTACATCAGCAGCATTACAGACTTGGGAATCAGCTTATCGTGCTTACAAAAAACTAAATGATACCGAAGGGATGACAGGCAGCCTAATTAATCAGAGTTTGGCATTACAAGCTAATG comes from Nodularia sp. NIES-3585 and encodes:
- the tnpA gene encoding IS200/IS605 family transposase: MEELYDKGFRSVYSLTAHIVFVTKYRRMVINEAMLSRLAEIFKDTCTKWECTLVEFNGEVDHVHLLIRYHPQIELSKFIANLKTVSSRLIRKEFEPILSQVYTKPVLWTGSYFVASCGGVTVEQLKEYVQQQQSPQK
- a CDS encoding filamentous hemagglutinin N-terminal domain-containing protein, coding for MKNKYAFLKLTLLSSISFFSIIYSSQAQTTADMTLPNNTNIKSEGNIKIIEGGTRSGGNLFHSMQHFSVPTGMTTYFNNPLDIQNIFARVTGGSISNIDGLIKSNGTANLFLLNPNGIIFGQNARLDIGGSFFATTADAIEFADDSIFSATEPQAPLLTIDIPIGLRFEANPGDIQVLGTGEGLTSPSVGASPITRNSNTTGLSLKPGNTLVLVGGNVNLQGSSLTVEGGRIEIGSVGSGLVLFNPLFEEWTLTYEAASSFRDIQLSERALVDTSGDSGGSIVMQGNNIYLTDGSSVLIQNQHLPSGSISIKASESLQLSGGSPNDGRFITLLRTESLGTENGANVNISTKNLILEEGANLGTRNYSVANGGNVNIDASKFLKLSGFSSFNRFFTSSIVTSTLNSGNAGDIKILTGSILAQDGGLISSLTRADGNGGLVIIDAVHSINLSNSTELISLGQEFINYIPSYIASQTFNAGNAGSLIINTSNLIVGNKATVNTSSTGSGSAGSLAIKATDLEVSGIISSAVVIADNNTQQGLGSPINATGNEGELTIDADRLRITGGLISARNLGTENGGTIRINADSISLEQQGSIAASTSSGEGGNLLLESHNLQLRNSTITATAASNGSGGNIIINTDTFVALERSEITANAFKGIGGNIQINTQGFFLSPDSKVTASSERGVDGTVQINAPQIDFTKATIVPPAVDIPSVINVCAAQSQGESGELVILSKTIPQTSNNFLSSLSGWEDNQDATATTEQAEDLTVDKTEQKFVEAQGWKTNDDGTISFTTMANDVVPYSSLNEPSCVNSQQFQQNEEEIDLDNKNTLQ
- a CDS encoding ShlB/FhaC/HecB family hemolysin secretion/activation protein, with protein sequence MIEPLLAQTIIQDKIPTVPQQPSVPSPLPSEEELKLESPIPPAFSPEFPEENIQTIKVKRFAFQGNTVFSDHKLEKLLASFIGKEITFSELLQARAAITKLYVDQGYISSGAYLPITENQTIDPTTATITIAIVEGRLGEIQFVGSSRLENYVRSRLPSTVEVLNSDRLLEDLQLLQQDPLIESITAQLTEGTQLERPTLKVAVKEREPFKVEAILDNSRSPAVGSFQRRVELTHANLLGLGDRFSVGYRNTEGSNTITTSYTVPINPQNGTLQFFYANTSSTIIERPFTNLDILSDARAYEVTFRQPLLQRATANSNQEFALTLTASRLESESSLLNTPFPLSIGADATGRTRISAVRFSQEWIDRSRQQVLYVRSQFSLGIDAFNATINDSDPDSRFFAWRGQATWVRRLSTNTLQVRADMQLADRPLLPLEQIGLGGANSVRGYRQDTFLTDHRLLLSAEFYIPVWQEETGILQLIPFLDLGTAWNHSNGTNNTSVATGTLGSFGLGLQYQLGDRLNARLDLGIPLFSSNTNSDAKTWQENGIYFSLGYQL